CGGCTGCTATAATTGCAGAAAAATGAAGGGCGGCTCTTCATGGTCCATGCACTCATGGGCGATCGCGATCGATTTTGATCCGGCACGCAATCAACTGAAGTGGAGCCACCTTCACGCTCGCCTTGCCAAGCCCGATGCCACAAAATTCTGGGAGTTCTGGGAGGAAGAGGGCTGGCTGAGCCTTGGGCGCGCCCGCGATTTCGACTGGATGCATGTCCAGGCCGCAAGGCTTTGAGGGTTTAGCCCACTCCCGTTACCATGGCGCAAGCCGGTCCGAAGGTCAAACCACGAGACAAATCCTCGTGGCAGTGACGGCTACTTGAGGTGAGAGCCAGGACCGGCTGCTCCCAGCCAAGTTTCAGGAAGGTGTCAAGAAGATCGAAGCTGATCGCGAGAAACGAACAGGCTTGAAGAGTGATGTGGGCGCAAGGCTAACGCTCTTCAGCGTGCCACTTCACACGATGGTTGCAACTGGAGATCGCCCGCGCTTGCCCAAGGCTGATACTGACGCGGCCGCTTGATCGGAGTGAGCCGCTCTTGCAGAGGATCCCACCCAGAGGAGACAGAGGGATCCCTTTGCGAAAAGCAGCATCGCTTTTCCAGCAGAATCTTAAGGATCGAATGCTGAAATAGCCCGAAAGGGAGACTGCAGCATGCGCTTTATGATTTTGACGATCCTCTGTCTCGTTATGACGACCTTCGCCAATCAGCTCTCTGCAACAGACTATTCGTGGGTGGCGGCCAAGGCGACCAGACAAGTAGCCTACACCACCGACAACGAGAACTGGATCCCGCTTCGTACTGGCATGGCAGTGCCCGACAAGGCCTGGATTTCAACGGGGCCCCGGGGAAGACTTGAACTGAAGCGTGGCGTGGAGCGCATCATCTACCAGCCAAATACGCTTGCTGCGATCCACACTCAAGGGGATGATCACGCCCGAAAGACCGAGATTATTCAGCAGATCGGCGAACTGAACCTCGAGATCGAGAGGCGGGCACGTCCTCATACGACTGTACAGACACCCTTTTTGGCGGCGGTAGTGAAGGGTACGCAGTTCAAGGTGACGGTCGGGACGTCAGATTCAGCCGTCAGTG
This region of Rhizobium glycinendophyticum genomic DNA includes:
- a CDS encoding FecR domain-containing protein, which gives rise to MRFMILTILCLVMTTFANQLSATDYSWVAAKATRQVAYTTDNENWIPLRTGMAVPDKAWISTGPRGRLELKRGVERIIYQPNTLAAIHTQGDDHARKTEIIQQIGELNLEIERRARPHTTVQTPFLAAVVKGTQFKVTVGTSDSAVSVDRGLVQVTSFSSGERSNLGAGQGARVGASGMKVDGAFNKPTITHVSPSKALVPAVDAMVGAPSIPPGATPP